One segment of Nostoc piscinale CENA21 DNA contains the following:
- a CDS encoding ParB N-terminal domain-containing protein codes for MSQKRELEKLTGLDNLFGDEEEQSLSDSTLPLSQIILPPSQPRRYFDPIKLKSLADSIKEVGLLEPIVVRKIQEDKYELVAGERRLKACEIAKLEEIPVVIIECDEKKSS; via the coding sequence ATGAGCCAAAAACGCGAACTAGAAAAACTTACTGGACTTGATAATTTATTTGGAGATGAAGAAGAACAATCTTTATCTGATTCCACTTTACCTTTATCTCAAATTATCCTTCCGCCAAGTCAGCCCCGTCGCTATTTTGACCCCATAAAACTCAAATCACTCGCTGACAGTATCAAGGAAGTAGGGTTACTAGAACCCATTGTCGTTAGAAAGATTCAGGAAGACAAGTACGAACTGGTCGCTGGTGAACGCCGTCTCAAAGCTTGTGAAATAGCAAAACTTGAGGAAATACCCGTAGTCATTATTGAGTGCGACGAGAAAAAAAGCTCGTAA
- a CDS encoding ParB/RepB/Spo0J family partition protein, with amino-acid sequence MSATRKKARKLRLVENLQREDLNAYEETIGILELLAEELDIDQETVVKLLYDMNNESKGNSNHNVMVSEEGRIIQDVFSKLGKITWQSFVANRLPLLKLHLDIQTALQKGEIEYTKAKEINRIKNDDERQKVLNKAIAEGLSLSEIRILVVNILQQQSENKPSSHNQEQKEKADKIYKALRKSKIWNDEKKLKKINKLFAQIEALLEEENKDDPSLQQGSLVSENSL; translated from the coding sequence TTGAGTGCGACGAGAAAAAAAGCTCGTAAACTACGCTTAGTTGAAAACCTCCAAAGGGAAGACCTCAATGCTTACGAGGAAACTATCGGAATTCTCGAATTACTAGCTGAAGAACTCGATATTGACCAAGAGACAGTGGTCAAACTGCTCTATGACATGAATAATGAAAGCAAAGGTAATTCTAACCATAACGTTATGGTTAGTGAAGAAGGACGAATCATACAAGATGTATTCTCGAAGTTAGGAAAAATTACTTGGCAGTCATTTGTAGCTAATCGTCTTCCTTTACTCAAACTCCATTTGGATATCCAAACTGCATTGCAAAAAGGCGAAATTGAATACACAAAAGCTAAGGAAATCAACCGGATAAAAAATGATGATGAAAGACAGAAAGTTTTAAATAAAGCGATCGCAGAAGGTTTATCACTATCTGAAATTAGGATTCTAGTAGTAAATATTCTTCAGCAACAGTCAGAAAATAAGCCATCATCTCATAACCAAGAGCAAAAAGAAAAAGCTGACAAAATATACAAAGCACTTAGAAAAAGTAAAATTTGGAATGATGAGAAAAAGCTAAAAAAAATTAATAAGCTTTTTGCTCAAATTGAAGCACTTCTAGAAGAAGAAAACAAAGATGATCCTTCTTTACAGCAAGGTAGTCTAGTCTCGGAGAACTCTTTGTAA
- a CDS encoding nucleotidyltransferase family protein, producing the protein MSNIGIIILAAGASTRLGQPKQILAYQGKSLIRHITEAAINSQCRPVVVVLGAYVETIEPHLRNLDIHIVYNQKWSTGMASSIRCGLNAIEAIASEIEAIVLMLCDQPFVSSDLINQLVTRYQATNSMIVASEYAGILGVPTIFHKTLFSELALLQDDIGARKIIRQHYSNCSSIYFAEGVIDVDTLEDYEQLHKHHR; encoded by the coding sequence ATGTCTAACATTGGCATTATAATTTTGGCAGCAGGCGCTTCTACAAGGCTTGGTCAGCCTAAACAGATCCTAGCTTACCAAGGTAAATCACTAATTCGACATATCACGGAAGCGGCGATTAATTCTCAGTGTCGGCCAGTTGTTGTTGTGTTGGGTGCTTACGTCGAAACTATTGAGCCGCATCTGAGAAATTTAGATATCCACATTGTTTATAATCAAAAATGGTCAACTGGTATGGCCAGTTCCATTCGATGTGGACTAAATGCTATTGAGGCGATCGCATCTGAGATTGAAGCGATCGTACTGATGTTATGCGATCAACCGTTTGTTTCCTCCGACCTGATTAATCAACTTGTTACAAGATATCAAGCTACAAATTCGATGATAGTTGCTTCGGAATACGCGGGTATCCTTGGTGTTCCTACTATATTTCACAAAACGTTATTTTCAGAACTAGCTCTTCTTCAGGATGATATCGGTGCTAGAAAAATCATTCGTCAGCATTATTCAAACTGTTCAAGCATTTATTTTGCTGAGGGAGTTATTGATGTAGATACTCTTGAGGATTATGAACAACTTCACAAGCATCATCGTTAA
- a CDS encoding XdhC family protein, translated as MVSVVDVLIESLGDETAASQMSFIQDCLQSGQVGAIATVFKIEGASDITVGSRMMLKSDGTVINHVANIFIAQKIEIDTHQALRKKQTCVQSYTLPQGRVDVLIEVIHPLVPLLVFGSGYDTIPVVHLAKHLGWHVTVIDDRPGYLRGDRFPQVDQILWCELNDSHSYKHLLTPQTVAVVMTHRYLSDLAFLKTLIPSQVRYLGVLGPKRRMQKLWDDLSEENIITTSAQEQRIYNPVGLDIAAETPQEIALSIVAEIQAVIGGGRGSFLRDRPGSIHSLLEQPCLTLAL; from the coding sequence GTGGTGAGCGTTGTCGATGTTTTGATTGAATCTTTAGGTGATGAAACTGCTGCCAGCCAAATGTCTTTCATTCAAGATTGTTTGCAGTCTGGGCAAGTGGGAGCGATCGCTACTGTCTTTAAAATAGAGGGAGCGTCAGATATTACAGTTGGTTCTCGAATGATGCTGAAATCAGATGGCACTGTCATCAATCACGTTGCTAATATTTTCATTGCTCAAAAGATAGAAATAGACACTCACCAAGCACTGAGAAAAAAACAAACTTGCGTACAATCATATACTTTACCTCAAGGACGCGTTGATGTGTTGATTGAAGTAATTCATCCATTAGTACCACTGCTCGTATTTGGTTCTGGATATGATACGATTCCCGTGGTGCATTTGGCGAAACATCTGGGTTGGCACGTTACCGTAATTGACGATCGACCAGGGTATTTGAGGGGCGATCGCTTTCCTCAAGTTGACCAAATTCTCTGGTGCGAACTCAATGATTCCCACTCATACAAACATTTGCTGACACCGCAAACTGTAGCAGTTGTCATGACACACCGCTATCTAAGCGACCTAGCATTTCTCAAGACTCTGATTCCGTCCCAGGTGCGTTACCTGGGAGTGTTAGGCCCAAAACGCCGGATGCAAAAATTGTGGGATGATCTGTCTGAAGAAAATATCATTACCACATCTGCACAAGAACAACGAATTTATAACCCTGTAGGACTAGACATTGCTGCGGAAACACCCCAAGAAATCGCCCTGTCCATCGTGGCAGAAATTCAAGCTGTAATTGGCGGAGGTAGGGGTAGTTTCTTGCGCGATCGCCCAGGCTCGATCCACTCTCTCTTAGAGCAACCATGTCTAACATTGGCATTATAA
- a CDS encoding XdhC family protein, whose protein sequence is MNELQHILQAFVHTQKSAQRSALAMVVQTSGSVYRRPGARMLLVEDGQMISAISGGCLEGDVFERAQSLMFGGGEPIVVRYDTTSDEDIVFGFGLGWW, encoded by the coding sequence ATGAACGAGTTACAGCATATCCTGCAAGCATTTGTACATACCCAAAAGTCAGCACAGCGTAGTGCTTTAGCAATGGTAGTACAAACAAGTGGCTCGGTTTATCGCCGACCAGGGGCGAGGATGTTACTGGTTGAAGATGGACAAATGATTAGTGCGATTAGCGGTGGCTGTTTGGAAGGTGATGTTTTTGAACGGGCGCAATCGCTGATGTTTGGCGGTGGTGAACCGATAGTAGTAAGATATGACACTACATCGGATGAAGACATTGTATTTGGCTTTGGGTTGGGKTGGTGGTGA
- a CDS encoding xanthine dehydrogenase family protein molybdopterin-binding subunit codes for MKRNGLTAITETFESRPSEEREKYATLAHGAQFIEVKVDPDVGTVHVTRAIEVTASGKIMNPKASHSQEVGGVVWGIGMALQEATEIDHRYGRIMNPNLQHYHVPVNADILEIETIFVEEDDKIVNPLGVKGMGELGMVGIPAAIANAVFHATGKRIRDLPITPDKLL; via the coding sequence ATGAAGCGTAATGGTCTCACCGCAATCACGGAAACATTCGAGTCGCGTCCCTCAGAGGAGCGCGAGAAGTATGCGACGTTGGCGCACGGCGCGCAGTTCATTGAAGTGAAGGTCGATCCAGATGTGGGGACTGTCCACGTTACGCGGGCCATTGAAGTGACTGCCAGCGGCAAGATCATGAATCCGAAGGCCTCGCACAGCCAGGAAGTTGGCGGCGTTGTCTGGGGCATCGGCATGGCACTGCAAGAGGCGACTGAAATCGACCATCGTTACGGGCGGATCATGAACCCGAATTTGCAGCACTACCATGTGCCGGTTAATGCCGATATCTTGGAGATCGAAACGATCTTTGTTGAGGAGGACGATAAAATCGTCAATCCGCTCGGTGTTAAAGGCATGGGCGAACTCGGTATGGTCGGAATTCCGGCAGCGATCGCCAATGCGGTTTTTCACGCGACCGGCAAGCGAATCAGAGATTTGCCCATCACGCCTGACAAACTCTTGTAG